In Legionella spiritensis, the following proteins share a genomic window:
- a CDS encoding RluA family pseudouridine synthase: protein MNEVTYAEIRDDDAGQRLDNFLMRKLKGVPRSHIYRIIRGGEVRVNKKRAAASTRLLAGDRVRIPPIRTAAMKTVHVGEKLEGRLKESILFEDSSLLVINKPAGIAVHGGSGLSLGVIEALRKTRTDLTYLELIHRLDRDTSGCLLLAKKRSVLRAVQALLEAREVKKIYWALLLNPWSGKKTRLVDVPLEKNTLKSGERIVEVGEGGKASQTHFKLLENYRDACWVEAFPKTGRTHQIRVHSAYLRHPILGDKKYGATDRSGELELNKTRLYLHARSIQFTLNGKTHLYEAEPDRRFSDAIEQLRARSFLSHE from the coding sequence ATGAATGAAGTAACATATGCCGAGATACGGGACGATGACGCCGGTCAGCGCCTGGATAATTTTCTCATGCGCAAATTGAAGGGGGTTCCCCGAAGCCATATTTACCGAATTATCCGGGGTGGTGAAGTTCGGGTCAATAAAAAGAGAGCCGCGGCGTCCACGCGATTGCTCGCCGGTGATCGGGTGCGTATTCCGCCGATTCGTACGGCTGCAATGAAAACGGTGCATGTGGGTGAAAAGCTTGAAGGGCGGCTAAAGGAAAGCATTTTGTTTGAGGATAGCAGTTTACTGGTTATCAACAAGCCGGCGGGCATTGCCGTGCATGGCGGCAGCGGTTTGAGTCTTGGTGTTATTGAGGCCTTGCGCAAAACGAGAACGGATTTGACTTATCTGGAATTAATTCATCGTCTGGACAGGGATACGTCCGGATGTTTACTGCTGGCCAAGAAAAGAAGCGTGTTGCGTGCTGTCCAGGCCTTGCTGGAAGCCCGCGAGGTGAAAAAAATCTATTGGGCGCTGCTCCTAAATCCATGGTCGGGGAAAAAAACACGGCTGGTTGATGTGCCCCTTGAAAAAAACACCCTGAAATCCGGTGAACGGATCGTTGAAGTCGGTGAAGGGGGCAAGGCGTCCCAGACACATTTTAAATTGCTGGAAAACTATCGCGATGCCTGTTGGGTTGAAGCGTTTCCGAAAACAGGTCGTACCCATCAGATCCGGGTACATAGCGCCTATCTGCGACATCCTATTCTCGGAGATAAAAAATATGGAGCAACAGACCGGTCGGGCGAACTGGAATTAAATAAAACAAGACTTTATTTGCATGCGCGTTCAATTCAATTTACCCTGAACGGCAAAACACACCTTTATGAAGCGGAGCCGGATCGCCGGTTTTCGGATGCTATTGAACAGTTACGCGCGAGGAGTTTTTTATCTCATGAGTAA